One Brassica oleracea var. oleracea cultivar TO1000 chromosome C7, BOL, whole genome shotgun sequence genomic window carries:
- the LOC106301216 gene encoding VAN3-binding protein, whose product MDKSKTFGEQGRFNPAFKPPETPLDSMEFLSRTWSASATEVSRAVVASPTSQPPQMRFSEIQGVSDVSLVPEDEENGIVSGNTFSFASSETSLMVIERIMAQSPEISSPRTSGRLSHSSFTDSPPISPSDINDFKQFYRVSPSFNGHVRGPSAVSGVAGGSKTVGRWLKDRREKKREETRAQNAQLHAAVSVAGVAAAVAAIAVATASQSSSGSDEQVAKTDSAVASAATLVAAQCVEAAEIMGADREHLASVVSSAVNVRSAGDIMTLTAAAATALRGAATLKARALKEVWNIAAVIPVDKGIPKGGAGGGYRSDLAPEDNFLGICSRELLAKGCELLKRTRKGDLHWKVVSVYINRTKQVTLKMKSKHVAGTLTKKKKNVVVELVKGLPAWPGRELLDDGEDLRYFGLKTVEKRVIEFECKSQREYDLWTQGVSMLLSVASDRRHKC is encoded by the exons ATGGATAAAAGTAAAACGTTTGGAGAACAAGGGAGGTTTAATCCTGCGTTTAAACCACCTGAAACGCCATTAGACTCTATGGAATTTTTATCACGCACGTGGAGTGCTTCCGCAACTGAAGTTTCCCGAGCCGTCGTCGCTTCTCCGACTTCTCAACCGCCACAAATGCGTTTCTCCGAGATCCAAGGCGTTTCTGACGTCTCTTTGGTGCCGGAAGATGAAGAGAACGGCATCGTTTCTGGAAACACGTTCTCTTTCGCTTCCTCTGAGACTTCTTTGATGGTCATTGAACGTATCATGGCTCAGTCT CCGGAGATTTCTTCACCACGGACCTCGGGGAGACTTTCACATAGCTCTTTCACTGACAGTCCTCCCATATCTCCCTCGGACATTAACGACTTTAAG CAATTCTATCGTGTGAGCCCATCCTTTAATGGGCACGTACGTGGTCCATCGGCCGTCTCTGGTGTGGCTGGAGGATCAAAAACTGTCGGCCGGTGGTTGAAGGACCGGAGGGAAAAGAAAAGAGAAGAGACGCGTGCACAAAACGCACAGCTCCACGCGGCTGTATCTGTAGCTGGCGTGGCCGCCGCTGTAGCTGCTATCGCTGTAGCGACCGCCTCTCAGTCGAGTTCCGGAAGTGACGAGCAAGTTGCTAAAACTGACTCCGCCGTGGCTTCAGCCGCTACTTTGGTGGCGGCACAGTGTGTGGAAGCCGCAGAGATTATGGGAGCTGATCGCGAGCACTTAGCTTCGGTTGTTAGTTCTGCGGTTAACGTTCGTTCTGCCGGAGATATTATGACGTTGACCGCCGCGGCGGCCACAG CGTTGAGAGGAGCTGCGACGTTGAAAGCGAGGGCACTGAAAGAAGTGTGGAACATTGCAGCGGTGATTCCGGTGGATAAGGGAATACCAAAAGGCGGTGCAGGCGGTGGTTACCGAAGCGATTTAGCTCCTGAAGATAACTTTCTTGGGATTTGTAGTAGAGAATTGCTGGCTAAAGGTTGCGAGTTGCTTAAACGTACCCGCAAAG GCGATCTTCATTGGAAAGTTGTTTCGGTCTACATTAATAGAACAAAGCAG GTAACGTTGAAGATGAAGAGCAAACATGTCGCTGGGACCCTTACAAAGAAGAAAAAGA ATGTCGTGGTGGAATTGGTCAAGGGATTACCGGCATGGCCTGGCCGCGAACTGCTTGATGATGGAGAGGATTTGAGGTACTTCGGGCTAAAGACGGTGGAGAAAAGAGTGATTGAATTCGAGTGCAAAAGCCAAAGGGAGTATGATCTTTGGACACAAGGTGTTTCCATGCTTCTCTCCGTTGCTTCTGATAGAAGGCATAAATGTTGA